A part of Aquaspirillum sp. LM1 genomic DNA contains:
- the cphA gene encoding cyanophycin synthetase: MDVSRIRALRGPNLWSRHTAIEAIVSCATAECAISDLPGFEAGLRARFPAIGELGHRGQASMADALEAAALALQAHAGCPVTFSRTSPTIEPGVFQVVVEYSEEAVGRLAFDLARQLCQAAQDNAPFNLDAALTQLRDLDEDVRLGPSTGAIVSAAVTRGIPFRRLTDGSLVQFGWGSRQQRIQAAETSRTSAIAESIAQDKELTKMLLESAGVPVPTGRSVSDAEDAWAAACELGGPVVVKPRDGNQGKGVAVNIATREEVMAAYAVAVEFRDDVMVERYLPGHDYRLLVIGNQLVAAARRDPPQVIGDGEHTIRELVEIVNRDPLRSDGHATSLTKIRFDDIALATLAGQHLQATSVPARGQRVILRNNANLSTGGSATDVTDDVHPDVAARAVAAARMVGLDICGVDVICETVLKPLEEQGGGIVEVNAAPGLRMHLSPSFGKGRAVGEAIINTMFAPGDNGRIPVVAVAGTNGKTTTVRLIAHLLGSKGLRVGMTNSDGVYIQRRRIDTGDCSGPRSARNVLMHPEVDAAVFETARGGVLREGLAFDRCDVAVVTNIGMGDHLGLSYISTVEDLAVVKRVIVQNVAPTGMAVLNAADPNVVVMANSCPGGVTFFANDRNHPVMATHRAQGHRIVYVEDGQIVAAQGEMRHRIALTEIPLTQGGRIGFQVENAMAAVAAAWALGLEWPVVHAGLASFINDAATAPGRFNTFSYKGAMVIADYGHNPDAMLALVQAIDNLPSERRSVVISGAGDRRDEDIREQTRILSAAFDSVILYQDACQRGRADGEVLGLLRQGLEGAARTRHSEEILGEFNAIDRALEQLKPGDLCLILVDQVEEALAHIAKRVAEVG; the protein is encoded by the coding sequence ACACGGCAATCGAAGCCATTGTGTCGTGTGCAACGGCAGAATGCGCCATCAGCGATCTGCCCGGCTTTGAAGCCGGCCTGCGCGCCCGCTTTCCGGCCATTGGCGAACTGGGCCACCGGGGCCAGGCGTCGATGGCCGACGCACTGGAAGCCGCCGCGCTGGCGCTGCAGGCGCATGCCGGTTGCCCGGTCACCTTCAGCCGCACCTCGCCCACCATCGAACCTGGCGTGTTTCAGGTGGTCGTGGAATACAGCGAGGAAGCCGTTGGCCGGCTGGCGTTTGATCTGGCCCGCCAACTGTGCCAGGCCGCGCAGGACAACGCCCCCTTCAACCTGGACGCCGCGCTGACCCAGCTGCGCGACCTGGACGAAGACGTGCGTCTGGGCCCGAGCACCGGAGCCATTGTCAGCGCCGCCGTGACACGCGGCATTCCGTTCCGTCGCCTGACCGATGGCAGCCTGGTGCAGTTTGGCTGGGGCAGCCGCCAGCAACGCATCCAGGCGGCGGAAACCAGCCGCACCAGCGCGATTGCCGAGTCCATCGCCCAGGATAAAGAACTGACCAAGATGCTGCTCGAATCCGCTGGCGTGCCAGTGCCCACCGGGCGCTCGGTGAGCGACGCCGAGGATGCCTGGGCCGCCGCCTGCGAGCTGGGCGGGCCGGTGGTGGTCAAGCCACGCGACGGCAACCAGGGCAAGGGCGTGGCGGTGAACATCGCCACCCGCGAAGAAGTGATGGCCGCTTATGCCGTGGCGGTCGAGTTCCGCGACGATGTGATGGTGGAGCGCTACCTGCCCGGCCACGATTACCGCCTGCTGGTGATCGGCAACCAACTGGTGGCTGCCGCCCGGCGCGACCCGCCGCAAGTGATTGGCGACGGCGAGCACACCATTCGCGAGCTGGTGGAAATCGTCAACCGCGACCCGCTGCGCAGCGACGGCCACGCCACCTCGCTGACCAAAATCCGTTTTGACGACATTGCCCTGGCCACCCTGGCCGGCCAGCATCTGCAAGCCACATCGGTGCCAGCGCGCGGCCAGCGGGTGATCCTGCGCAACAACGCCAACCTGAGCACCGGCGGCAGCGCCACCGACGTGACCGATGATGTGCATCCGGACGTGGCCGCCCGCGCCGTGGCCGCCGCGCGCATGGTGGGGCTGGACATCTGCGGCGTGGACGTGATTTGCGAAACCGTGCTGAAACCGCTGGAAGAACAAGGCGGCGGCATTGTCGAAGTCAACGCCGCACCAGGCCTGCGCATGCACTTGTCGCCGTCGTTTGGCAAAGGCCGCGCCGTCGGTGAAGCCATTATCAACACCATGTTTGCGCCGGGCGACAATGGCCGCATCCCGGTGGTGGCGGTAGCCGGCACCAACGGCAAAACCACCACCGTGCGCCTGATTGCCCACCTGCTGGGCAGCAAGGGCCTACGCGTGGGCATGACCAACTCCGATGGCGTATACATCCAGCGCCGGCGCATCGACACCGGCGACTGCTCCGGCCCGCGCAGCGCACGCAATGTGCTGATGCACCCGGAAGTGGACGCCGCCGTATTTGAAACCGCCCGGGGTGGCGTGCTGCGCGAAGGCCTGGCTTTCGACCGCTGCGACGTGGCCGTGGTCACCAATATCGGCATGGGCGACCATCTGGGGCTGTCGTATATCAGCACCGTCGAAGACCTGGCTGTGGTCAAGCGGGTGATTGTGCAAAACGTCGCCCCCACCGGCATGGCCGTGCTCAACGCCGCCGACCCCAATGTGGTGGTGATGGCCAATAGCTGCCCCGGCGGCGTGACCTTCTTTGCCAACGACCGCAACCACCCGGTGATGGCCACCCATCGCGCCCAGGGCCACCGCATTGTTTACGTGGAAGACGGCCAGATCGTCGCCGCCCAGGGCGAAATGCGCCACCGCATCGCCCTGACCGAAATTCCGCTCACCCAGGGTGGGCGCATCGGTTTTCAGGTGGAAAACGCCATGGCCGCCGTCGCCGCTGCCTGGGCGCTGGGGCTGGAATGGCCGGTGGTACACGCTGGCCTGGCCTCGTTCATCAACGACGCCGCCACCGCGCCGGGCCGCTTCAACACCTTTAGCTACAAAGGCGCGATGGTCATCGCCGACTACGGCCACAACCCCGACGCCATGCTGGCACTGGTGCAGGCCATCGACAACCTGCCCAGCGAGCGCCGCAGCGTGGTGATCAGCGGCGCCGGCGACCGCCGCGACGAAGACATCCGCGAGCAAACCCGGATTCTGAGCGCCGCGTTTGATTCGGTGATCCTCTACCAGGACGCCTGCCAGCGCGGCCGCGCCGACGGCGAAGTGCTCGGCCTGCTGCGCCAAGGCCTGGAAGGCGCAGCGCGCACCCGCCACAGCGAAGAAATCCTCGGCGAATTCAACGCGATTGACCGCGCGCTGGAACAGCTCAAGCCGGGTGATTTGTGCCTGATTCTGGTCGATCAGGTGGAAGAAGCGCTGGCGCATATCGCCAAGCGGGTGGCGGAAGTGGGTTGA
- a CDS encoding ATP-binding protein, protein MPSILPINLDDLLYGRNIESARVEFKASWDEKTTGPQVVRTLCAFANDFQNLNGGYVVIGVAERNGQAQLPAKGLSIEELEAAQNWLRGRCNTIDPVYFPVMSPECHEDRHLLVLWAPGSQMRPHQAPESGEKGAVRKYYIRLGADTVDAERDPALKTQLLHLTTRVPFDDQRARDVSVHELRETKVREFLHDIGSGLLEERDTRTLYRNLRIAEPVNGHDAPRNIGLLFFSQNPEIWFAGARIEVARFAGEAGSNVLDEHRFAHSPIHEQLRDCLSYLETLSARTIHKHDQAQATHQLSYPLLAVREALANAVYHRSYESNAPEPIKVHLYPDRMEIISYPGPVPGIDAAHLNSDKPAPPVPARNRRIGEFLKELKLAEGRGSGLPKIRRAMADNGSPPPQFDFDAEQRSYFRVTLPIHPGHLALQALQDAARLSQAGETPAPSSLEFAMTLPTSLLEVLQSLHYEDALSADDPRYVDTREARGSQHTLSRLTRKLGCDFKQHKFLPPASAHVLFFGHVGSGKTTELRQYARALADSGFIYGVEVDVLSRLDRNNLQYSEVLLAMAEALVERLSADGCVVPAATLQPLHDWFNRVVHECESTLNHEIKGELSAGISLGVIAKVLAKITASAKTGASYKEQWRQEVRNRFTTLAEHFNTLLRELETQLSGARGQRTRIAFVIDGTDKLRGDDTEQFFIHDAEQLLAIDAFVIYTAPLHLKYSGKLVGKLQDLVLPMIKLHERDGARCEAGWTALRELLARRIDLALFAEPALIDDLIGYCGGHPRELLRLLGLCCEVADDELIDRAVLDAAVKLLAADYRRFLSPDDYTILAQLDTTPQHDGNTEAIQQLLYKLALLEYNDGSWRRSHPVVRTLEGYHRAQQALAQP, encoded by the coding sequence ATGCCGTCGATTCTGCCCATCAACCTGGACGACCTGCTGTACGGGCGCAATATCGAATCCGCGCGCGTCGAGTTCAAAGCCTCCTGGGATGAAAAAACCACCGGCCCGCAGGTGGTCCGCACGCTATGTGCCTTTGCCAATGATTTTCAAAACCTCAATGGCGGCTATGTGGTGATTGGTGTGGCAGAGCGTAACGGCCAGGCACAACTGCCGGCCAAGGGATTGAGCATCGAAGAACTGGAAGCCGCACAGAACTGGCTGCGCGGTCGCTGCAACACCATCGACCCAGTGTATTTCCCGGTGATGTCGCCCGAGTGCCATGAAGATCGCCACCTGCTGGTGTTGTGGGCACCGGGCAGCCAGATGCGTCCGCACCAAGCGCCGGAATCCGGTGAAAAAGGCGCGGTGCGCAAATATTACATCCGCCTGGGTGCCGACACCGTGGATGCCGAGCGTGATCCTGCGCTGAAAACCCAACTGCTGCACCTCACTACCCGGGTGCCGTTTGACGACCAGCGCGCCCGTGATGTCAGTGTGCATGAGCTGCGGGAAACCAAGGTGCGCGAATTTCTGCACGATATCGGCAGTGGATTGCTTGAAGAACGCGACACCCGCACGCTATACCGCAATTTGCGCATTGCCGAACCCGTCAATGGTCACGACGCTCCACGCAATATCGGCTTGCTGTTTTTCAGCCAGAACCCGGAAATTTGGTTTGCTGGTGCGCGCATCGAAGTGGCGCGCTTTGCTGGCGAAGCCGGCAGCAATGTGCTGGATGAGCACCGTTTTGCTCACAGCCCTATCCATGAACAATTGCGCGACTGCCTGAGCTACCTGGAAACCCTGTCGGCGCGCACTATTCACAAGCACGATCAAGCTCAGGCAACCCATCAGCTTAGCTATCCGTTGCTGGCGGTGCGCGAGGCGCTGGCCAACGCGGTGTATCACCGCAGCTACGAGAGCAACGCTCCTGAGCCCATTAAGGTGCATCTCTACCCGGACCGGATGGAAATCATCAGCTATCCTGGGCCGGTGCCTGGTATTGACGCCGCACACCTGAACAGTGACAAACCCGCGCCCCCTGTGCCGGCGCGCAACCGCCGTATTGGCGAATTTCTCAAAGAGCTGAAACTGGCCGAAGGCCGAGGTAGCGGCCTGCCCAAAATCCGCCGCGCCATGGCTGACAATGGCTCGCCGCCTCCGCAGTTTGATTTTGACGCCGAACAACGCAGTTATTTTCGCGTTACTTTGCCCATCCACCCCGGACACCTGGCTTTGCAAGCGCTGCAAGACGCTGCCCGACTTAGCCAGGCCGGAGAAACCCCTGCCCCCTCCTCCCTCGAATTCGCCATGACCCTGCCCACCTCGCTGCTGGAAGTCCTGCAATCCCTGCACTACGAAGACGCGCTCAGCGCTGATGACCCGCGCTATGTGGACACCCGTGAGGCGCGCGGCAGCCAGCACACGTTAAGCCGGCTGACCAGAAAACTGGGTTGCGACTTTAAACAACACAAATTCTTGCCGCCGGCCAGCGCCCATGTGCTGTTTTTTGGCCATGTCGGCAGCGGCAAAACCACCGAGCTGCGCCAATACGCCCGCGCGCTGGCCGACAGCGGCTTTATCTATGGCGTGGAAGTGGATGTGCTCAGCCGGCTGGACCGCAACAACCTGCAATACAGCGAAGTGCTGCTGGCCATGGCCGAAGCCTTGGTCGAGCGCCTGAGCGCCGATGGCTGCGTGGTGCCGGCCGCCACCTTGCAGCCGCTGCACGACTGGTTCAACCGGGTGGTGCATGAATGCGAAAGCACGCTGAATCACGAAATCAAGGGCGAGTTGAGCGCTGGAATCAGCCTGGGGGTGATCGCCAAGGTATTGGCCAAAATCACCGCCTCGGCCAAAACCGGGGCCAGTTATAAAGAACAATGGCGGCAGGAGGTGCGCAACCGCTTTACCACCCTGGCCGAGCACTTCAACACCCTGTTGCGCGAGCTGGAAACCCAGCTCAGCGGCGCGCGCGGCCAGCGCACGCGCATTGCCTTTGTAATTGACGGCACCGACAAACTGCGCGGCGACGACACCGAGCAGTTTTTTATCCACGACGCCGAGCAACTGCTGGCGATTGACGCCTTTGTCATCTACACCGCGCCGCTGCACCTGAAATACTCCGGCAAGCTGGTGGGCAAGCTACAAGACTTGGTGTTGCCGATGATCAAGCTGCACGAGCGCGACGGCGCGCGCTGCGAGGCGGGCTGGACGGCGCTGCGCGAACTGCTGGCCCGGCGCATTGACTTGGCGCTGTTTGCCGAGCCGGCCTTGATTGACGATTTGATTGGCTATTGCGGCGGCCACCCGCGCGAGCTGTTGCGCCTGCTGGGCTTGTGCTGCGAAGTGGCGGATGATGAACTGATCGACCGCGCCGTGCTGGACGCCGCTGTCAAACTGCTGGCGGCGGATTACCGGCGCTTTCTCAGCCCGGACGACTACACGATTCTGGCGCAGCTGGACACCACCCCTCAGCATGACGGCAACACCGAAGCCATCCAGCAACTGCTGTATAAACTGGCGCTGCTGGAATACAACGACGGCAGCTGGCGGCGCAGCCATCCGGTGGTGCGCACGCTGGAAGGCTATCACCGCGCCCAGCAGGCGCTGGCCCAGCCATGA
- a CDS encoding tetratricopeptide repeat protein, which translates to MSDDARRFAIQRAISTVAQQLNTAQFAEFKRLSKKLVYGPDFQLLLLDCRDERLRRQQLDCLNPVLDAAGLHAATLTLHTAAQPADDVPSDVAALEIQLRQLAERSQVIHCLGARAWLDAEQRPGRWDALNIRRERIAEHVPRRLLLWLDADGIQQLLTLAPDWWAWRAGVYVFSTEPTPMPLRAEEWQPQFDCYQKRPTQVQAGKRIAELRDWLQGEMEPELAWRLWGELGDIYTSQGWWEQALAAYQQHVLRLQEALGDMYSIAVTQGRIANIFQQRGQFDEALRILQQEQLPVYEQLGDIRSRAVTQGKIADILTMRGQLDEALRIRQQEVLPMFEQLGDVRERAVAHSKIADILTLSGQLDEALRIHLQEVLPVFERRGDIRERAVTRGKIADILTQRGQLDEALRILQQEVLPVYEQLGDIRGKTIARANIAILLWQRNTDCDRTRAAELFAQVLQAARQLQLADVAAIEASMRKLGLPIPPAAN; encoded by the coding sequence ATGAGCGACGACGCCCGGCGCTTTGCCATCCAGCGCGCGATTTCCACCGTTGCGCAACAGCTGAATACCGCGCAATTTGCTGAATTCAAACGGCTCAGCAAAAAACTGGTGTATGGCCCGGATTTTCAGCTGCTGCTGCTGGATTGCCGCGACGAGCGCTTGCGCCGCCAACAGCTGGACTGCCTGAACCCGGTGCTGGACGCCGCCGGCCTGCACGCCGCCACCCTCACCCTGCACACTGCCGCCCAGCCAGCCGACGACGTTCCCAGCGACGTGGCCGCGCTGGAAATACAGCTGCGGCAACTGGCCGAGCGCAGCCAAGTCATCCACTGCCTGGGCGCACGCGCCTGGCTGGACGCCGAACAGCGGCCTGGCCGCTGGGACGCGCTGAACATCCGCCGCGAACGCATCGCCGAACACGTCCCCCGCCGCCTGTTGCTGTGGCTGGACGCCGACGGCATCCAGCAACTGCTCACCCTCGCCCCGGATTGGTGGGCCTGGCGTGCTGGGGTGTATGTGTTCAGCACAGAACCAACGCCGATGCCCCTACGAGCAGAGGAATGGCAGCCACAATTTGATTGCTATCAAAAACGCCCGACGCAAGTGCAAGCCGGCAAACGGATTGCCGAATTGCGCGACTGGCTGCAAGGAGAGATGGAACCGGAATTAGCTTGGCGTTTGTGGGGGGAGTTGGGGGATATCTACACTTCGCAAGGTTGGTGGGAGCAGGCGCTGGCGGCCTATCAGCAGCATGTGCTGCGCTTGCAGGAGGCGCTGGGCGATATGTACAGTATCGCAGTGACGCAAGGGCGCATTGCCAACATTTTTCAGCAGCGCGGCCAGTTCGACGAGGCCTTACGCATTCTCCAGCAGGAACAGTTGCCAGTGTACGAGCAACTGGGCGATATTCGTTCGCGTGCGGTGACGCAGGGCAAGATTGCCGATATTTTGACCATGCGTGGCCAGCTCGACGAAGCCTTGCGCATTCGCCAGCAGGAAGTGCTGCCAATGTTCGAGCAACTGGGCGATGTTCGTGAGCGTGCGGTGGCGCATAGCAAGATTGCCGATATTTTGACCCTGAGCGGCCAGCTTGACGAAGCTTTGCGCATTCATCTGCAAGAAGTATTACCGGTATTCGAGCGACGGGGGGATATTCGTGAGCGTGCAGTGACGCGGGGTAAGATTGCCGATATTTTGACTCAGCGCGGCCAGCTCGACGAAGCCTTGCGTATTCTCCAGCAAGAAGTTTTGCCGGTGTACGAGCAACTGGGCGATATTCGTGGGAAAACTATTGCCCGTGCCAATATCGCTATTTTGCTTTGGCAACGCAACACCGACTGCGACCGCACTCGCGCTGCTGAGTTGTTCGCTCAAGTCTTACAAGCCGCTCGTCAGCTCCAGTTGGCGGATGTGGCGGCTATTGAGGCCAGCATGCGCAAACTCGGCTTGCCCATCCCGCCCGCCGCTAATTGA